AGACGGCGGCCCTGGGACAGATCGCGACGCAATGCCCGCACTTGATGCAATCCTGCGCGATCACTTCCGCCTTTTTGCGCTGCAGCGATAGATTGCCTGCGGGGCAGTCGCCTGTGTACAGGCCGCGCCCCACGCATTTTGCGGGGTCGATTTGTATGATATGCTCATTCCGCATCGCTGCGCGTCTCCACTTCCCAGCACAGCGCGTCATCCATCATATAGTGGCGATGCCTGCCCGCTGACCTGTCTTTATATGCAATCGCCCCGGTGGGGCAGCCTGCGATGCACGCCATGCAGTGCGTGCAGTTCCCCTTCCATATCGGCCTGCCTTTTGGCAGGTCGATGTTGTTCATCGGGCATCTTCTGGCACATTTTCCGCAGGACACGCAGCTTTCCGAAACCCGAAAACCCCTGTCGTGCACAAAAAGCGCGTAAAAAAGCGGGTTGACCGGACCGCTCTGCAGCTTGCCCAGCATGGAAACCGGCGGCGTGTCCAAGCGTGCGCCCGCGCGAATCTGCTCCGCAACCGCTGCGATGCGCGGCGCTGCATGTTGTATGATCGCCTGGCACTGCGCCTGACTGGGCGTCGAAAACAGCGCCTGGTAGTTTTCCGGCATGACGATGGGGGCAAGCCCGCAGAAGCGCAAGTTCTTTTTTGCGCACAGCCGCCGCGCGTAATGGGCGGCGTTGCCACAGCTTCCGCCGCAGGTCAGAATAAAATAGGCGCTTTGGCTACCTTTGAAGGTGGTGCGCATGATCCAGCGCACCACCACCCTGGGCAGGCGCCAGCAATACGTCGGCGCCACAAACAGCAGCGGGCGCTTTGACGCTAGGGTCGTCTCCCCGCCCGCCTTCAAATACCGGTTGATGGATATAACGTCATCATCCTGCAACAGCTTTGCGATTTGGCTTACCACAAACTGGCTGTTGCCGGTGCCGCTAAAGTACAAAACCATGACCATCCTCCTGTTGACAGATGCATGCACATCCCATATGATACAAATTGTATCATATGCTACCTTGCTGTCAATCCGCAGGCATGAGACAAAACGGGGAGATGTGTATTATGGACAAGAGAAAACAGGCCAACCAAAGGGTGAAAGACCGCCTGCTGGACGCGCTGATCGCGTTTGCAGGGAAAAAAGAGTGGTCTCAGCTGACGGTGACGGAGCTGATCCAAAAAGCCGGCGTCGCCCGCGCATCCTTTTACCGCAATTTTTCATCTGTGGAGGACATCATCAATTATGGCATTGCGCAGATGGCGCAGCGCTATCATGCAGAAAAACCGTACACGGATGAAGCGTTTCACAGTCGAGAGGCGATGCTGTATAAATTCCAGTTTTACAAGAGATATGCGGATCTTGTGCTGGCATTCCACCATGCCAAAGTGTCAACCACGCTGCTGGATGTCATTACCGACTGCGAGATCGACGCCTGCGGCGATATGTCCATCCATGCCATATCGCGCTACGGCCTCTATTACTTTTCCGGCGCGTTTTACAACATGATGCTCTGCTGGCTGCAGGGCGGCGCCAGGGAGACATCCGAGGCCATGGCGGATGCGTTTTTGGCGTTTGCCTCTTCCCCCCAAAGCAGGCACGCATTGCGCGATACACCTTGAGCGTTACCCTTCATACCCTAAAGACGCGGCACGGTCAAGCGCGCCTCTGCCGGCATTTGTAATGCGCGCCAGGGTGTTTTTTTTTGAAAACACGAAAAAACGCGCCGTACACAAGCAGCGCGCTTCTTTTTAACTTATGCCACGCTTACAAATCACAACATCTTGCGCAGTTCGTGCGTGCGGACTGTTTGATGGGGCGCAAAGCCCGCGCCTGCTGCCTGCGTTTTTTCGTCGGTCGCGAGCCGTTTGCTGTGCCTGTCCGATCCGGCGCGCTGTTTTTAAACGGCGCATTACTGCCCTTTTTTTACGGAGGGGATGATTTGCTCGTGGAAAAAATAATTGACGACAATGGGCGGGGCCTCAAAGGGCCGCTTGATGGAATCATCGTCGCGCACGTAGCAGAGGCCTTGCTCCTGCGCAAACTGGCGCAACTGCGCATCCAGCGCGGCCCAATAGCTCCTGTCCTTCTGCTGGTAGATCGCCTCGTAAAGCGGCACAAGCGATGGATTTTTCTCCGCGATATAGGCCAAAATGGCCGACTTGTAGCTGCCGCGCAGATTCAAATTCTCCAGCCACACCAGGTTGCACTGATCCTTCGCGCGCCGAATAATGGCAGGCACGTCCGTAATGCCGGGAAAGATGGGCGAGATAAAGCAGGTGGTCCGCACGCCCGCGTCATGGAACGTCTTCATAGCCTGCAGCCGCCGCGCAATGCTCACAGCGTCGTCCATGTCCCTTTGAAACGCCTCATCCAGCGTATTGATGGACCAGGACACCCGCGCGTCGGGAAATGTTTTGATCAAATCCAGATCGCGCACCACCAAATCGGATTTGGTGGCGATGCTGATCTTGCAGCCGCTTCCCTGCATCTGCTCTAACAGCGCCCTTGTACGTCCGTAGGTTGCCTCAAGCGGCTGGTAGGGATCGGTGACCGAACCAATGAACAGTTCCTTGCCCGCATACCGCTGCGCATTTTTTATCTGCGGCCAATGCTTCACGTCCACAAACGCGCCCCACGGCTCCGGATGATTGGTAAACCGTTTCATAAATGAAGCGTAGCAGTATTTACAGGCATGGGTGCAGCCTACATAGGGGTTAACAGAAAAGTCGCTGACCGGCAGGTTGGATTTTGTCAAGATACCTTTTACATCCACGTTTTGTATGATAGCCCCCATGCATAAGCCTCCCTATGATTGCCGGCATGCTATTGCCGGCTTGGCCGCTTCACCCAATTGAAACGCGCCGTCTTTCGCAAAAGCACCCTGTGCAGCGTATCTTCGCATGCCGTCAAACCGTTTGTGCGGGATGCTCCTGCCCAATGCGCGCAGAATGCACAGGGAAGCGCAGGCGCACGCTCTGGGCGCGCGCTTTTAGGCATTCTTCGCCGCGTCACTCCCACTCGTTGTTGGGCATCGTGTTTAACGGATTTTGCTTCATAAATTTGATACCTCATTTTTTTGATTATTTGATGTGTCCATATTATCCAGCCTATACGATGGGCTGTTATCAAATTGTTATCGGTGGTGATAACGGGGGGTAGCAGGGTTGTTGTTTTCTCTGGTGGTTTACAACTACATTTTACCACGAAAGGCAGGGAAATGCAATAACCATCCTTGCTGTGGCGTATCAAGGAATCTTACTGAACATATGGCGCACCTTATCCAAACGGCTGTTTGGACGACGGGGCTGGATGACTGGCTCGCCGACAGTGGCCTGATACCCTTTCAGTTCCGTCAGGCACACGCTCCGCCCGTTGGTGTAAAAGGCCAAATCAGTACGGTATGCCTGTATGCAACGGGCGGGAATCTCGCCAGTAAAGACAACTTCATCCTTTTTTATCTGGGCCGTTTCGATGGTGGCACAGTATTTCGGCGCATCATGATAAGCCCTGGA
Above is a window of Maliibacterium massiliense DNA encoding:
- a CDS encoding EFR1 family ferrodoxin (N-terminal region resembles flavodoxins. C-terminal ferrodoxin region binds two 4Fe-4S clusters.) is translated as MVLYFSGTGNSQFVVSQIAKLLQDDDVISINRYLKAGGETTLASKRPLLFVAPTYCWRLPRVVVRWIMRTTFKGSQSAYFILTCGGSCGNAAHYARRLCAKKNLRFCGLAPIVMPENYQALFSTPSQAQCQAIIQHAAPRIAAVAEQIRAGARLDTPPVSMLGKLQSGPVNPLFYALFVHDRGFRVSESCVSCGKCARRCPMNNIDLPKGRPIWKGNCTHCMACIAGCPTGAIAYKDRSAGRHRHYMMDDALCWEVETRSDAE
- a CDS encoding TetR/AcrR family transcriptional regulator, with product MDKRKQANQRVKDRLLDALIAFAGKKEWSQLTVTELIQKAGVARASFYRNFSSVEDIINYGIAQMAQRYHAEKPYTDEAFHSREAMLYKFQFYKRYADLVLAFHHAKVSTTLLDVITDCEIDACGDMSIHAISRYGLYYFSGAFYNMMLCWLQGGARETSEAMADAFLAFASSPQSRHALRDTP
- a CDS encoding radical SAM mobile pair protein B; this encodes MGAIIQNVDVKGILTKSNLPVSDFSVNPYVGCTHACKYCYASFMKRFTNHPEPWGAFVDVKHWPQIKNAQRYAGKELFIGSVTDPYQPLEATYGRTRALLEQMQGSGCKISIATKSDLVVRDLDLIKTFPDARVSWSINTLDEAFQRDMDDAVSIARRLQAMKTFHDAGVRTTCFISPIFPGITDVPAIIRRAKDQCNLVWLENLNLRGSYKSAILAYIAEKNPSLVPLYEAIYQQKDRSYWAALDAQLRQFAQEQGLCYVRDDDSIKRPFEAPPIVVNYFFHEQIIPSVKKGQ